A single Phragmites australis chromosome 4, lpPhrAust1.1, whole genome shotgun sequence DNA region contains:
- the LOC133915564 gene encoding hypothetical protein At1g04090-like yields the protein MLQRWGSCFSGRADARVGGRAPEEPEPEVFSFADPFPTWPPGGGFAQGRMCIGGGALELAAATAFQKICTLSSPRRGGSATFYRPLGVPEGFSLLGHYCQPNCRPLHGHLLVARVGARPANGPPQLPPLCAPRDYALVWEFRTRGVGNGNRSNAGYGYGSSNAYFWLPVPPEGYRALGCIVTTDPRKPPLDEVGCVRADLTDECEPHGSLLLLQLARPSSASCAAFAVRGVRPVHRGMCGRGVGVGTFCCAADGSSPQEQGLACLSNVELDLSAMPTLDQAHAVIQHYGPTVFFHPKEVYLPSSVSWFFKNGATLYKRGGDAVGEEIDSEGSNLPGGGCNDGEYWIDIPCGERGRAVCRGDVDSAELYAHVKPAMGGTCTDVAMWVFCPFNGPARLKFGVVSLPLGKTGRHIGDWEHFTLRVSNLTGELMAVYYSQHSGGHWVDASALEYIDGNRPVVYSSRNGHASYAYPGVYLQGSAALGIGIRNDAARSRLFVDSSARYRIVAMEYLGDGAVAEPQWLQFMREWGPTVVYKSRKRMERMLQRLPPRLRCGAENMLNKMPNELSREEGPTGPKEKNNWEGDERW from the exons ATGCTGCAGCGGTGGGGAAGCTGCTTCTCGGGCCGCGCCGACGCCCGCGTGGGCGGGCGCGCGCcggaggagccggagccggaggtCTTCTCCTTCGCCGACCCCTTCCCGACGTGGCCCCCAG GTGGGGGATTCGCGCAGGGGAGGATGTGCATCGGCGGAGGGGCGCTGGAGCTCGCTGCGGCCACCGCCTTCCAGAAGATCTGCACCCTGTCGTCGCCGCGGCGCGGCGGCAGCGCCACCTTCTACCGGCCGCTCGGCGTCCCCGAGGGCTTCTCCCTCCTCGGCCACTACTGCCAGCCCAACTGCCGCCCGCTCCACGGCCACCTACTCGTCGCGAGGGTGGGCGCGCGCCCGGCCAATGGCCCGCCTCAGCTTCCGCCGCTCTGCGCGCCGCGGGACTACGCGCTCGTCTGGGAATTCCGTACCCGTGGTGTCGGCAATGGCAACCGTAGCAATGCCGGCTACGGCTACGGCAGCAGCAACGCCTACTTCTGGCTCCCCGTTCCGCCGGAGGGGTACCGGGCGCTCGGGTGCATCGTCACGACGGACCCTCGCAAGCCGCCGCTCGACGAGGTGGGCTGCGTCCGCGCGGACCTCACGGACGAGTGCGAACCGCACGGGTCGCTGCTCCTCCTGCAGCTCGCGCGGCCGTCGTCGGCGTCCTGCGCGGCTTTCGCCGTGCGGGGCGTGAGGCCGGTGCACCGGGGGATGTGTGGGAGGGGCGTGGGCGTGGGGACCTTCTGCTGCGCTGCGGACGGGAGCTCCCCACAGGAGCAGGGCCTGGCGTGCCTGAGCAACGTCGAGCTCGACCTGTCGGCGATGCCAACCTTGGATCAGGCGCACGCGGTGATCCAGCACTACGGCCCCACGGTGTTCTTCCACCCCAAGGAGGTCTACCTGCCGTCGTCCGTCTCTTGGTTCTTCAAGAACGGAGCCACACTGTACAAGCGAGGGGGAGATGCCGTCGGCGAGGAGATCGACAGCGAGGGGTCCAACCTCCCGGGCGGCGGGTGCAACGACGGGGAGTACTGGATCGACATTCCCTGTGGCGAGCGGGGGCGCGCCGTCTGCCGCGGTGACGTCGACAGCGCGGAGCTGTACGCGCACGTGAAACCGGCCATGGGCGGGACGTGCACGGACGTGGCTATGTGGGTGTTCTGCCCGTTCAACGGCCCGGCGCGCCTCAAGTTCGGCGTGGTCAGTCTCCCGCTCGGCAAGACCGGGCGGCACATCGGTGACTGGGAGCACTTCACGCTCCGCGTCAGCAACCTCACCGGCGAGCTCATGGCCGTGTACTACTCGCAGCACAGCGGCGGGCACTGGGTGGACGCGTCCGCGCTGGAGTACATCGACGGCAACCGGCCCGTGGTGTACTCGTCCAGGAACGGGCACGCGAGCTACGCGTACCCCGGCGTGTACCTGCAGGGCTCGGCCGCGCTCGGGATCGGCATACGCAACGACGCCGCGCGCAGCAGGTTGTTCGTGGACTCCAGCGCCAGGTACCGCATCGTAGCGATGGAGTACCTGGGCGAcggcgccgtcgccgagccGCAGTGGCTGCAGTTCATGCGGGAGTGGGGGCCGACGGTGGTGTACAAGTCCAGGAAGCGGATGGAGCGGATGCTCCAGCGCCTGCCTCCCCGGCTCAGGTGTGGAGCGGAGAACATGCTGAACAAGATGCCGAACGAGCTGTCCAGGGAGGAAGGGCCGACCGGGCCCAAGGAGAAGAACAACTGGGAGGGAGACGAGAGATGGTAG